A genomic region of Ensifer adhaerens contains the following coding sequences:
- the pdhA gene encoding pyruvate dehydrogenase (acetyl-transferring) E1 component subunit alpha yields the protein MAPRKSASVSSRKSAAKPAKKDFNGGTFADFSKEEDLKAYREMLLIRRFEEKAGQLYGMGFIGGFCHLYIGQEAVVVGMQMALKEGDQVITAYRDHGHMLACGMSARGVMAELTGRRSGLSKGKGGSMHMFSKEKHFYGGHGIVGAQVSLGTGLAFANRYRGNDNVSVAYFGDGAANQGQVYESFNMAQLWKLPVIYVIENNRYAMGTSVSRASAQTDFSQRGVSFNIPGFQVDGMDVRAVKAAGDEAVEHCRSGKGPIILEMQTYRYRGHSMSDPAKYRSKDEVQKMRSEHDPIEQVKARLTEKGWANEDELKQIDKDVRDIVADSADFAQADPEPDASELYTDILL from the coding sequence ATGGCTCCGCGAAAATCCGCGTCCGTTTCCAGCCGCAAGAGTGCCGCAAAGCCGGCCAAGAAAGATTTCAACGGCGGCACCTTCGCCGACTTCTCCAAGGAAGAAGATCTGAAAGCCTACCGCGAGATGCTGCTGATCCGGCGTTTCGAGGAAAAGGCTGGCCAGCTCTACGGCATGGGCTTCATCGGCGGTTTCTGTCACCTCTATATCGGCCAGGAAGCCGTCGTCGTCGGCATGCAGATGGCGCTGAAAGAGGGCGATCAGGTCATTACCGCCTATCGTGACCATGGCCACATGCTGGCCTGCGGCATGAGCGCCCGCGGCGTCATGGCCGAACTCACCGGTCGTCGCAGCGGTCTTTCCAAGGGGAAGGGCGGCTCGATGCACATGTTCTCCAAGGAAAAGCACTTCTACGGCGGTCACGGCATCGTCGGCGCCCAGGTGTCGCTCGGCACCGGTCTTGCCTTCGCTAACCGCTATCGCGGCAACGACAATGTGTCCGTTGCCTACTTCGGTGACGGCGCGGCCAACCAGGGCCAGGTCTACGAAAGCTTCAACATGGCGCAGCTCTGGAAGCTGCCGGTGATCTACGTGATCGAGAACAACCGTTATGCCATGGGTACTTCCGTTTCGCGAGCTTCTGCCCAGACCGACTTCTCGCAGCGCGGCGTCTCCTTCAACATTCCGGGCTTCCAGGTCGACGGCATGGACGTGCGTGCGGTCAAGGCCGCCGGCGACGAGGCGGTTGAGCATTGCCGCTCGGGCAAGGGTCCGATCATCCTTGAGATGCAGACCTACCGCTATCGCGGCCACTCGATGTCCGACCCGGCGAAGTACCGTTCGAAGGACGAAGTGCAGAAGATGCGCTCGGAGCATGACCCGATCGAGCAGGTGAAGGCACGTCTGACCGAAAAGGGTTGGGCGAACGAGGACGAGCTGAAGCAGATCGACAAGGACGTCCGCGACATTGTTGCCGACAGCGCCGATTTTGCCCAGGCCGATCCGGAGCCGGATGCATCCGAGCTCTACACCGACATCCTGCTTTGA
- a CDS encoding pyruvate dehydrogenase complex dihydrolipoamide acetyltransferase, translating to MPINITMPALSPTMEEGNLAKWLVKEGDKVKSGDVIAEIETDKATMEVEAVDEGTVAKIVVPAGTDGVKVNALIAVLAADGEDVATAAKGGNGAAAPAPAAKAEAPAPATPSAPAAAPAAAPAAAQPAKAEGGARVFSSPLARRLAKDAGIDLSAVAGTGPHGRVVKKDVEAAVSGGAAKPAAAPAAGAAAPAAAPLAKVPSDDAVLKLFEPGSYELVPHDGMRKTIAKRLVESKQTIPHFYVSVDCELDALLALRAQLNAAAPEQGGKPVYKLSVNDMVIKALALALRDVPNANVSWTESNMVKHKHADVGVAVSIPGGLITPIIRQAELKSLSAISNEMKDLGQRAKDRKLKPEEYQGGTTAVSNMGMMGVKNFAAVVNPPHATILAVGAGEERVVVKNKQMVIANVMTVTLSTDHRCVDGALGAELLGAFKRYIENPMGMLV from the coding sequence ATGCCTATCAACATCACAATGCCTGCCCTCTCCCCAACAATGGAAGAAGGCAATCTGGCCAAGTGGCTGGTCAAGGAAGGCGATAAGGTCAAGTCCGGCGACGTGATTGCCGAGATCGAGACCGACAAGGCGACGATGGAAGTCGAAGCCGTCGACGAAGGCACCGTTGCCAAGATCGTCGTCCCCGCCGGCACCGATGGCGTCAAGGTCAATGCGCTGATCGCTGTGCTCGCCGCCGATGGCGAGGATGTCGCCACGGCCGCCAAGGGTGGCAATGGCGCGGCAGCACCGGCACCTGCCGCCAAGGCGGAAGCGCCTGCGCCGGCAACGCCGAGCGCCCCGGCAGCGGCTCCCGCCGCTGCGCCGGCTGCAGCCCAGCCGGCCAAGGCCGAGGGCGGCGCACGCGTCTTTTCCTCGCCGCTCGCACGCCGTCTGGCCAAGGACGCGGGTATCGACCTGTCGGCAGTGGCCGGCACCGGTCCGCACGGCCGCGTCGTCAAGAAGGACGTCGAAGCCGCCGTTTCCGGTGGTGCTGCCAAGCCCGCCGCCGCACCGGCCGCCGGCGCTGCTGCTCCTGCAGCCGCACCGCTTGCCAAGGTCCCGTCGGACGACGCGGTTCTCAAGCTGTTCGAGCCGGGTTCCTACGAACTCGTGCCGCATGATGGCATGCGCAAGACGATCGCCAAGCGTCTCGTCGAATCCAAGCAGACGATCCCGCACTTCTACGTGTCGGTCGATTGCGAACTCGATGCGCTGCTGGCGCTGCGTGCCCAGCTCAATGCCGCTGCGCCCGAGCAAGGTGGCAAGCCGGTCTACAAGCTCTCCGTCAATGACATGGTCATCAAGGCTCTGGCGCTGGCACTGCGTGACGTTCCGAACGCGAACGTCTCCTGGACCGAGAGCAACATGGTCAAGCACAAGCACGCCGACGTCGGCGTTGCCGTGTCGATCCCGGGCGGCCTGATCACCCCGATCATTCGCCAGGCGGAGCTGAAGAGCCTGTCGGCCATCTCCAACGAGATGAAGGACCTCGGTCAGCGCGCCAAGGACCGCAAGCTGAAGCCCGAGGAATACCAGGGCGGCACCACGGCGGTCTCCAACATGGGCATGATGGGCGTCAAGAACTTCGCCGCCGTCGTCAACCCGCCGCATGCAACGATCCTCGCGGTCGGTGCGGGCGAGGAGCGCGTCGTCGTCAAGAACAAGCAGATGGTCATCGCCAATGTCATGACCGTCACGCTCTCGACCGACCATCGCTGCGTCGATGGTGCGCTCGGCGCCGAACTGCTCGGAGCCTTCAAGCGCTACATCGAAAACCCGATGGGCATGCTGGTCTGA
- a CDS encoding FtsB family cell division protein, with product MWTRHHKKRKLGRLVMPLIAVAFLSYFGYHSIHGGYGLKATEQFDRQIVERQARLDKLTKQRMILEKEVQLMSDGALERDMLDEKARLALNMSRSDEIVIFHRSAN from the coding sequence ATGTGGACACGGCATCATAAGAAACGGAAACTGGGTCGGCTGGTGATGCCGCTGATCGCGGTCGCCTTTCTCTCTTACTTCGGCTATCATTCCATCCACGGCGGCTATGGCCTGAAGGCGACCGAGCAATTCGATCGCCAGATCGTCGAGCGGCAGGCGCGGCTGGATAAGCTCACGAAGCAGCGAATGATCCTCGAAAAAGAGGTTCAGTTGATGAGTGATGGGGCGCTGGAACGGGACATGTTGGATGAAAAAGCTCGCCTCGCGCTCAACATGTCGCGAAGTGATGAGATTGTTATTTTCCACCGGTCCGCGAATTAA
- the eno gene encoding phosphopyruvate hydratase translates to MTAIIDIIGREILDSRGNPTVEVDVYLEDGSFGRAAVPSGASTGAHEAVELRDGGTRYLGKGVERAVESVNGEIFEAIGGLDAENQIQIDKTMIELDGTANKSRLGANAILGVSLAVAKAAAEAAGLPLYRYVGGPNAHVLPVPMMNIINGGAHADNPIDFQEFMIVPVGADTMRDAVRMGSEVFHTLKKQLAADGHNTNVGDEGGFAPGLASAPAALDFIMKSIEKAGYKPGEDMFIALDCAATEFFKDGKYVLEGEGRTLEPGAMAEYLAELAAKYPIFSIEDGMAEDDWDGWKAVTDLIGNKCQLVGDDLFVTNSARLRDGIKMGVANSILVKVNQIGSLSETLDAVETAHKARYTAVMSHRSGETEDATIADLAVATNCGQIKTGSLARSDRLAKYNQLIRIEEQLGLQAKYAGRSILRG, encoded by the coding sequence ATGACTGCAATCATCGACATCATCGGCCGAGAAATTCTGGACAGCCGCGGCAACCCGACCGTCGAGGTCGACGTGTACCTGGAAGACGGAAGCTTCGGCCGTGCGGCGGTCCCGTCGGGCGCCTCGACCGGTGCGCATGAGGCTGTCGAGTTGCGCGATGGTGGTACGCGTTACCTCGGCAAGGGCGTCGAGCGCGCTGTCGAATCCGTCAACGGCGAGATCTTCGAAGCGATCGGCGGCCTCGATGCCGAGAACCAGATCCAGATCGACAAGACGATGATCGAGCTCGACGGCACGGCCAACAAGTCGCGCCTCGGCGCCAACGCCATCCTCGGCGTGTCACTTGCCGTTGCCAAGGCTGCGGCCGAAGCTGCCGGCCTGCCGCTCTACCGTTACGTCGGCGGCCCGAACGCCCACGTGCTCCCGGTTCCGATGATGAACATCATCAACGGCGGCGCCCATGCCGACAACCCGATCGATTTCCAGGAATTCATGATCGTTCCTGTCGGCGCCGACACGATGCGCGATGCGGTCCGCATGGGTTCGGAAGTGTTCCACACGCTGAAGAAGCAGCTTGCCGCCGACGGCCACAACACCAACGTCGGCGACGAAGGCGGCTTCGCTCCGGGTCTCGCTTCCGCTCCGGCAGCGCTCGACTTCATCATGAAGTCGATCGAGAAGGCCGGTTACAAACCGGGCGAAGACATGTTCATCGCACTCGACTGCGCCGCAACCGAATTCTTCAAGGACGGCAAGTACGTGCTCGAAGGTGAAGGCCGCACGCTGGAGCCGGGCGCCATGGCCGAATACCTGGCGGAACTCGCTGCCAAGTACCCGATCTTCTCGATCGAAGACGGCATGGCGGAAGACGACTGGGATGGCTGGAAGGCCGTGACCGACCTCATCGGCAACAAGTGCCAGCTCGTCGGCGACGACCTGTTCGTCACCAACTCGGCCCGCCTGCGCGACGGTATCAAGATGGGCGTTGCCAATTCGATCCTCGTCAAGGTCAACCAGATCGGTTCGCTCTCGGAGACGCTCGACGCCGTCGAAACCGCACACAAGGCGCGCTACACCGCCGTCATGTCGCACCGCTCGGGTGAGACCGAAGATGCGACGATCGCCGATCTCGCGGTTGCCACCAACTGCGGCCAGATCAAGACCGGCTCGCTTGCCCGTTCGGACCGGCTCGCCAAGTACAACCAGCTGATCCGCATCGAAGAGCAGCTCGGCCTGCAGGCGAAGTACGCCGGCCGTTCGATTCTGCGCGGCTGA
- a CDS encoding GNAT family N-acetyltransferase, with protein MAGGVTIRPAERREAAELAILVDIAAHGFASWLWYGAVLHGVADTAFERGRNKLREEPGPGNWRDALVGEIDDEVAGLTVGYAIGPEVLEIVAKHPALEPLLELQRQVVGHWFIESLGVYRHQRGRGVGKALLAREFERAGSAPVSLITESHNDRAQALYRANGFGEAARAEAVPLFEESKKHDWVLFTRKVA; from the coding sequence ATGGCGGGGGGCGTCACCATACGTCCGGCGGAAAGGCGTGAGGCGGCGGAGCTTGCCATCCTCGTCGATATTGCCGCGCATGGCTTTGCCTCCTGGCTCTGGTACGGCGCCGTCCTCCATGGAGTGGCGGACACGGCTTTCGAGCGTGGCCGCAACAAGCTGCGGGAAGAGCCAGGACCGGGGAACTGGCGCGACGCTCTGGTCGGCGAAATCGATGATGAGGTTGCCGGTCTGACGGTCGGCTATGCGATCGGCCCGGAAGTGCTGGAGATCGTCGCCAAGCACCCGGCTTTGGAACCCTTGCTGGAGCTGCAGAGGCAGGTTGTCGGCCACTGGTTCATCGAGAGCCTCGGCGTCTATCGCCATCAGCGCGGCCGCGGGGTCGGCAAAGCGCTCCTGGCAAGGGAATTCGAACGCGCCGGATCGGCGCCGGTGAGCCTGATCACCGAGAGCCACAATGACAGGGCTCAGGCACTATACAGGGCAAACGGTTTCGGCGAGGCAGCGCGCGCCGAGGCGGTTCCGCTCTTTGAGGAAAGCAAGAAACACGACTGGGTGCTGTTCACCCGCAAGGTCGCTTGA
- a CDS encoding class I SAM-dependent methyltransferase, whose translation MKTEFASTSLAKGMDDGIARPVLAVRRRGILCLRPPFVSGHIWTRFQGPNMQGKSNLDIIDHNRQAWDRQASEHCEWSRPVTPEMIAAARAGQWQARLTPGDLPKGWLPDIRGKKILCLASAGGQQGPILAAAGAEVTVFDISEGQLAQDRLVAEREGLSLAAVQGDMRDLAGFADEAFDIVFHPISNLYVPALQPVWRECNRVLKTGGRLLASFYNPIVFVGDRDPGYAEKGLIRPVYALPFAEAEHLAADAVQAKIGRGEALVFGHSLAAQIDGQLQAGFMLAGFHEDWQPSPRFLIDRFVPTFIATCAIKCDLGL comes from the coding sequence GTGAAAACCGAATTCGCCTCAACTTCGCTCGCGAAGGGGATGGATGATGGCATTGCTAGACCCGTATTGGCGGTCAGACGCCGAGGCATTTTGTGCTTGCGCCCCCCGTTCGTGAGCGGTCACATTTGGACACGTTTCCAGGGACCGAACATGCAAGGTAAATCCAATCTCGATATCATCGATCACAACCGCCAGGCCTGGGACAGGCAAGCGAGTGAACACTGCGAGTGGTCGCGGCCGGTGACGCCGGAGATGATCGCTGCGGCCCGTGCCGGGCAATGGCAGGCGCGGCTGACGCCTGGCGATCTGCCGAAGGGTTGGCTACCCGACATCCGCGGCAAGAAGATCCTGTGCCTGGCCTCGGCGGGCGGCCAGCAGGGGCCAATTCTGGCGGCGGCAGGTGCCGAGGTCACCGTCTTCGACATCTCCGAGGGGCAGCTCGCCCAGGACCGGCTTGTGGCCGAACGCGAGGGTCTGTCGCTGGCAGCGGTACAGGGGGACATGCGCGACCTCGCGGGCTTTGCGGATGAAGCCTTTGACATTGTCTTTCACCCGATATCGAATCTCTACGTTCCGGCTCTCCAGCCGGTTTGGCGGGAATGCAATCGCGTGCTCAAGACCGGTGGACGCCTGCTCGCGAGCTTCTACAACCCGATTGTTTTCGTTGGCGACCGGGACCCGGGCTATGCGGAGAAGGGCCTCATTCGCCCCGTCTATGCGCTGCCCTTTGCGGAAGCCGAACATCTGGCTGCCGATGCGGTGCAAGCCAAGATCGGTCGCGGTGAAGCGCTGGTGTTCGGGCACAGCCTTGCCGCGCAGATTGACGGGCAATTGCAAGCAGGCTTCATGCTTGCCGGCTTTCACGAAGATTGGCAGCCATCGCCCCGTTTTCTGATCGACAGGTTCGTGCCGACCTTCATCGCCACCTGCGCCATCAAGTGCGATCTCGGCCTTTGA
- a CDS encoding VOC family protein: protein MSLSKRTTRPLDHLVLPVDTLTQARRRFSDLGFTVAEDARHPFGTENACVFFSDGTYLEPLAVASREECEAAALDGNAFVARDLAFRFRQGPEGLSALVFGTEDAASDHIRFRAQGVSGGDMLEFSRPMKLPDGREGLGSFRLAFAADLRSPDFFLFNCQRVRALPTDRAALEWHQNGVTGIAEVVLSEANPTDFQYLLQEAVDEREVAAHSFGMDISATNAKISVLNAAGMEAFFGRSVREAERGLRGRAVVFRVADLEATRALFADNDIEFAEMGGRLIVPEMPGQGVIFAFGA from the coding sequence ATGAGCCTCTCCAAGCGCACCACCCGCCCGCTCGATCACCTCGTGCTGCCGGTGGATACGCTTACCCAGGCGCGGCGCCGTTTTTCCGATCTCGGCTTCACCGTCGCTGAGGATGCGCGCCATCCTTTTGGCACTGAGAATGCCTGCGTCTTCTTTTCCGATGGCACCTATCTCGAACCATTGGCCGTCGCTTCCCGCGAGGAATGCGAAGCCGCCGCCCTCGATGGCAATGCCTTTGTCGCCCGCGATCTGGCCTTCCGCTTTCGTCAGGGACCAGAAGGTCTTTCGGCCCTGGTCTTCGGCACCGAGGATGCGGCAAGCGATCACATTCGCTTCCGTGCGCAAGGCGTCTCGGGCGGCGACATGCTGGAGTTCTCCCGGCCGATGAAGCTGCCGGATGGCCGAGAAGGATTGGGTTCCTTCCGCCTTGCCTTCGCGGCGGATCTGCGCTCGCCGGATTTCTTCCTGTTCAACTGTCAGCGCGTCCGGGCCCTGCCCACGGACCGGGCAGCGCTGGAGTGGCACCAAAACGGCGTGACCGGCATTGCCGAAGTGGTTCTCTCGGAAGCCAACCCGACCGATTTTCAGTATCTCCTGCAGGAGGCAGTCGACGAACGCGAAGTCGCTGCGCACTCCTTCGGCATGGATATCTCGGCCACCAACGCCAAGATTTCGGTGCTGAATGCAGCCGGCATGGAAGCCTTCTTCGGTCGCTCGGTCCGCGAAGCCGAACGCGGCCTGCGTGGACGCGCCGTGGTCTTCCGCGTCGCCGACCTCGAGGCGACACGCGCGCTCTTTGCTGACAACGATATCGAATTTGCAGAAATGGGCGGACGCCTCATTGTTCCCGAAATGCCGGGGCAAGGGGTGATCTTCGCTTTTGGAGCTTGA
- a CDS encoding pyruvate dehydrogenase complex E1 component subunit beta: MPVEILMPALSPTMEEGTLSKWLKNEGDKVSSGDVIAEIETDKATMEVEAVDEGTIGKLLIAAGTEGVKVNTPIAVLLQDGEGAGDIAAPKAEAPKAADAEAPAAAASAPVAAQPKVEVAADPAIPAGTEMVTMTVREALRDAMAEEMRASDDVFVMGEEVAEYQGAYKITQGLLQEFGARRVIDTPITEHGFAGVGVGAAMTGLRPIVEFMTFNFAMQAIDQIINSAAKTLYMSGGQMGAPIVFRGPSGAAARVAAQHSQCYAAWYSHIPGLKVVMPYTAADAKGLLKAAIRDPNPVIFLENEILYGHSFEVPKLDDFVLPIGKARIHKVGKDATIVSFGIGMTYAVKAVAELEAQGIDVELIDLRTIRPMDLPTVIESVKKTGRLVTVEEGYPQSSVGTEIATRVMQQAFDYLDAPILTIAGKDVPMPYAANLEKLALPNVAEVVDAVKAVCYK, from the coding sequence ATGCCAGTAGAAATTCTTATGCCCGCCCTTTCCCCGACCATGGAGGAAGGCACGCTCTCGAAATGGCTGAAGAACGAGGGGGACAAAGTGTCCTCCGGCGATGTCATCGCCGAGATCGAGACCGACAAGGCAACGATGGAAGTCGAAGCCGTCGATGAAGGCACGATCGGCAAGCTGCTGATCGCCGCCGGCACCGAAGGCGTCAAGGTCAACACGCCGATCGCCGTGCTGCTGCAGGATGGCGAAGGCGCTGGCGACATCGCCGCTCCGAAGGCCGAAGCTCCAAAGGCCGCCGACGCCGAAGCCCCGGCTGCTGCCGCATCGGCTCCGGTCGCTGCCCAGCCGAAGGTCGAGGTCGCTGCCGATCCGGCCATCCCGGCCGGCACCGAAATGGTGACGATGACCGTCCGCGAAGCGCTTCGCGACGCCATGGCCGAAGAAATGCGCGCCAGCGACGATGTCTTCGTCATGGGTGAAGAAGTCGCCGAATACCAGGGCGCCTACAAGATCACGCAAGGCCTGCTGCAGGAATTCGGCGCCCGCCGTGTCATCGATACCCCGATCACCGAGCACGGCTTTGCCGGCGTCGGCGTCGGCGCTGCCATGACCGGCCTTCGCCCGATCGTCGAGTTCATGACCTTCAACTTCGCCATGCAGGCGATCGACCAGATCATCAACTCCGCTGCCAAGACGCTCTACATGTCCGGCGGCCAGATGGGCGCGCCGATCGTCTTCCGCGGCCCGAGCGGTGCCGCGGCCCGCGTGGCCGCACAGCACTCGCAGTGCTACGCCGCCTGGTACAGCCATATCCCCGGCCTCAAGGTCGTCATGCCCTACACGGCTGCTGACGCCAAGGGTCTGCTCAAGGCCGCGATCCGCGATCCGAACCCGGTCATCTTCCTCGAAAACGAAATCCTCTACGGTCACTCCTTCGAAGTGCCGAAGCTTGACGATTTCGTGCTGCCGATCGGCAAGGCTCGTATCCACAAGGTCGGCAAGGACGCAACGATCGTCTCCTTCGGTATCGGCATGACCTACGCCGTCAAGGCAGTTGCCGAACTTGAAGCCCAGGGCATCGACGTCGAGCTGATCGACCTGCGTACGATCCGCCCGATGGACCTGCCGACGGTCATCGAATCCGTCAAGAAGACGGGCCGCCTCGTCACGGTCGAAGAAGGCTACCCGCAGTCGTCTGTCGGCACCGAAATCGCGACCCGCGTCATGCAGCAGGCCTTCGACTACCTTGACGCCCCGATCCTGACGATCGCCGGCAAGGATGTGCCGATGCCTTACGCCGCGAACCTCGAGAAGCTCGCGCTTCCGAACGTCGCAGAGGTTGTCGATGCGGTGAAAGCCGTTTGCTACAAATAA
- a CDS encoding SGNH/GDSL hydrolase family protein, whose translation MKTVLCYGDSLTWGYDAADGGRHALTDRWPSVLQKALGSDVQVIAEGLNGRTTAYDDHLADCDRNGAKVLPTVLHSHAPLDLIILLLGTNDMKPVIHGTAFGAVKGVQRLVKLIRRHDWPVESEDGPEILIVAPPTLCETADAGFAAMFAGGVEQSAMLAPLYRDLADELDCGFFDAGSVAQTTPLDGVHLDAENTRAIGRGLEPVVRMMLGV comes from the coding sequence ATGAAAACAGTTCTCTGCTATGGCGACAGTCTGACCTGGGGCTACGATGCCGCGGATGGTGGTCGCCACGCGCTTACCGATCGCTGGCCGAGCGTTTTGCAGAAGGCCCTGGGATCCGACGTCCAGGTTATTGCCGAGGGGCTGAACGGCCGCACCACGGCCTATGACGACCATCTCGCCGATTGCGATCGCAATGGCGCGAAGGTGCTGCCAACCGTCCTTCACAGTCACGCCCCGCTCGATCTCATCATCCTGCTGCTCGGCACCAACGACATGAAGCCGGTGATCCACGGAACCGCCTTCGGCGCCGTGAAGGGCGTCCAGCGACTGGTCAAACTCATTCGCAGGCATGACTGGCCTGTCGAGAGCGAAGATGGCCCGGAGATTTTGATCGTCGCGCCGCCGACGCTTTGCGAAACCGCCGATGCCGGGTTTGCTGCGATGTTTGCCGGCGGGGTCGAGCAGTCGGCGATGCTCGCGCCGCTTTATCGCGATCTCGCGGACGAGCTTGATTGCGGTTTCTTCGATGCCGGATCGGTTGCTCAGACCACGCCGCTCGATGGCGTGCATCTTGATGCAGAGAACACGCGTGCGATCGGCCGCGGCCTCGAGCCGGTCGTGCGGATGATGCTCGGGGTCTAG
- a CDS encoding lysophospholipid acyltransferase family protein gives MIREIMAKLASIAIMMFARAMTAARAIWHETGLPPKQSIYFANHSSHGDFVLIWAVLPPWLRERTRPVAGAEYWLKSKLSAFIGRDVFDAVLIERDATARTQDPVEQMTAVLNDGSSLILFPEGTRNQTDARLLPFKSGLYHLACKRPDVPLVPVWINNLNRVMPKGEFVPIPLICTVTFGEPMRLKAQETMDEFIARAEVALLALAPSSTEDNA, from the coding sequence ATGATCCGCGAGATCATGGCCAAGCTGGCCTCCATCGCCATCATGATGTTTGCGCGCGCAATGACCGCGGCGCGCGCCATCTGGCATGAGACCGGCCTGCCGCCGAAACAGAGCATCTACTTCGCCAATCATTCCAGCCACGGCGATTTCGTCCTGATCTGGGCGGTTTTGCCGCCCTGGCTGCGGGAGCGCACGCGGCCGGTGGCCGGGGCAGAATATTGGCTGAAATCGAAGCTCTCGGCCTTCATCGGCCGTGACGTGTTCGACGCGGTGCTGATCGAGCGCGACGCAACGGCCCGCACCCAGGATCCGGTCGAGCAAATGACGGCCGTCCTCAACGACGGCTCGTCGCTGATTCTCTTTCCCGAGGGAACGCGCAACCAGACCGATGCGCGCCTGTTGCCTTTCAAGAGCGGGCTCTATCACCTCGCATGCAAGCGGCCGGATGTGCCGCTCGTCCCCGTCTGGATCAACAATCTCAACCGCGTGATGCCGAAGGGGGAGTTCGTGCCGATCCCGCTCATCTGTACCGTAACCTTCGGCGAGCCGATGCGACTCAAGGCGCAGGAGACCATGGACGAATTCATCGCCCGCGCCGAGGTCGCCCTGCTCGCGCTCGCTCCCTCTTCAACGGAAGACAATGCATGA
- the kdsA gene encoding 3-deoxy-8-phosphooctulonate synthase: MMKTNARVVVGNGAHQVAFAQTDKLSLIAGPCQMESREHAFMMAGALSELCKKLGLGLVYKSSFDKANRTSLSGKRGIGLDKAMEIFADLKKEFGFPVLTDVHTEEQCALVAPTIDILQIPAFLSRQTDLLVAAAKTGRAINVKKGQFLAPWDMKNVLAKFTESGNPNVMLCERGASFGYNTLVSDMRSLPIMASLGAPVVFDATHSVQQPGGQGGSSGGQREFVETLARAAVAVGVAGVFVETHEDPDNAPSDGPNMVHLKDMPRLLEKLLAFDAIAKG; the protein is encoded by the coding sequence ATGATGAAAACCAATGCCAGAGTAGTAGTCGGCAACGGCGCCCACCAGGTCGCTTTCGCGCAAACCGATAAGCTGTCGCTGATCGCCGGCCCCTGCCAGATGGAGAGCCGCGAACATGCCTTCATGATGGCGGGTGCGCTTTCCGAACTCTGCAAGAAGCTGGGCCTCGGCCTCGTCTACAAGTCCTCCTTCGACAAGGCGAACCGTACCTCGCTTTCGGGCAAGCGCGGCATCGGCCTCGACAAGGCCATGGAGATCTTTGCCGACCTCAAGAAGGAGTTCGGCTTTCCGGTTCTGACCGACGTCCACACCGAAGAGCAATGCGCTCTGGTCGCTCCGACGATCGACATCCTGCAGATCCCCGCGTTTCTGTCGCGCCAGACCGATCTTCTGGTCGCCGCTGCCAAGACCGGCCGCGCGATCAACGTCAAGAAGGGCCAGTTCCTCGCGCCCTGGGACATGAAAAACGTCCTGGCGAAGTTCACCGAAAGCGGCAATCCGAACGTCATGCTTTGCGAACGCGGCGCTTCCTTCGGCTACAACACGCTGGTCTCCGACATGCGCTCGCTGCCGATCATGGCATCGCTCGGCGCGCCCGTCGTCTTCGATGCAACCCATTCCGTGCAGCAGCCGGGCGGGCAGGGCGGCTCCTCGGGCGGCCAGCGTGAATTCGTCGAGACCCTGGCGCGCGCGGCCGTTGCCGTCGGCGTTGCAGGCGTGTTCGTCGAGACACACGAGGACCCGGACAATGCTCCGTCGGACGGTCCGAACATGGTGCATCTGAAGGACATGCCACGGCTGCTGGAAAAGCTGCTGGCCTTCGACGCGATCGCCAAGGGCTGA